The stretch of DNA TACTGACTGAATGAAGGACCCCGAAATGTATTCCTGCCGAGATTGCCGAATGTGCCGAACGTGGGAACGCTGAATGCCGCTGGATTGAGCGGTAAACGAGGGCCTCGGCGTCGTCCAAGCGTGAGCGGAACACCGGGCACCAGGTTGGGACGTTGTGAAAAAAACGGCGTGGCATCGCCGATGCCGGCAGCATCGGAGCCGACAGCGACGGTGAACGGCTGGCCTGTGCGTGAGCTGATGATGCCGTGAAAGGCCCAGCCATCTATCAATCGGTCAGGCGATTTCAAAATGCGTTTCAACGGCAGTTCCCAGCTATAACTCAAGTTGAAGATATGGCGAACATCAAAATTGGAATTGCCACGGTCAGCTTTGGCGTTGTTGGGATTGCTGGGAAATGGCGAGGCCGAACGTGCGCCCAGGATTTGCGTGCCAAACAATCCCAAGGTGGAAGCATCGTCAATGCTATGTGACCACGTGTAGTTGGCCAACACGCTGAAGCCTTGGCGCAGCCGACGTTCAAACGTCAGTTGCATGCTGCTATACACCGATTGAGCCGACGGTTCATTGACTTGGATGAGGCCGAAATTGGTGTCTTGAAATCCGGTAATGGGACCGGGCACAGTGCCAAAGGGGAAGAGGAAATTGATGATTCGTTCGCGTAACAATTTAATGCCGCGGCTGCCGACGTAGGCGATCTGTGCGCGCATCGTCGCGCTCAGTTGCAATTGGAGGTTGAGATTGTATTGGTAGCTATACGGTGTCCGCGCATTCAGTGGGATCATGGTTCCTCCGCCGAATGGCGGCTCGCTTGGCGGAGTGGTTGGCAAAAATGGCAGGAAGTCGGGATATGGGCCGGGCAAGAACGCCGTATTGGTGAGTGTGACAGGCGGATTGCTCATCAGGTTGGTGGCGATTTGTGTAAGCTGATCAAAATAGACGCCGAACCCGCCACGAAGCACCCATCGCAGTTGTTTGGGTGGGGCAAAGGCAAAACCGACGCGGGGCGCCAGGTTGTTATAATCGCCTCGATAAAGAGGCGCGCCCAGTGGCGTCAATTGCAACTGTCCGTCGGGACCGAACACGATATTGGATTGGAGGCGATTGACTTCTTTGAGCACTGTGTTGAGTTCATAGCGGAGGCCGATGTTCCAGCTCAAGCCTTGCGCAGCGTGAAAATCTTCCTGCGCGTAAACGCCCAGATTGGTGAAACGGAAGCCGCGCCGACGAATGCCAACCTGATTGATGAAAGCTTGTGGCACATTGGCAATCAAGTCGTCCGTGGTGGCAAAAACGATCACGCCGCTCTGTCCGCCGTTGGCGCCTTCATTAAATCGGTTGAGCTGCACGCGGCGAACATCTGCGCCGAGCTTGATGTTGTGACGCCCGTGAAGATAGCTCAGGTGGTTCATGTACTGAAACGTATTGAAAGCGTCGCCCTGCGGGCCGACGACGCCGCCGACGATATTGTTGTTGAGCGTTTGATCAGAAACGATGACCAGCGGCAATGTCGGATGACCATGCTGATCGAGCGCCGGCTGGGCGCCGGCCAGCGGCAGCGGGATGCTCTGTTCATGACGTTTGATGCGGCCCAGTCCCAGACGAAATTCGTTGATGAGCGTCGAGCTAAAGATGTGCGTATGGCTGAAGGTCAGATGCTGAAGGCGGCTGACGCCATCATCTACAACGTTAGGCGCGGCGGCGGCCGATGAGCCGCCAAAGCGGCGGCGGCCATCACTGCCGGCATAGCGGATGAAGAAACGGTCGGATGTGTCAATGTTGGCGTCCAGCCGGAGCGACACATTATCTTCGCGCAGGCGTGACGGCGTAATGCCGGTGAACGTGGCCAGCAATGGATTCTCAGGCAGCGGCGGGCCGGTCGGCAGGACAATTTGATTGATGACCGGACGAATGCGTGCGTCGGCGCGTTGTCGAGCCAGCAGCGAAGCAACCGTGCCGTTGGAAATTGCGCCGAAGCTTTGCCGGATGCCTTCGTAAGAGGCGAAGAAAAAGAGCGCATCTTTCTTGATCGGGCCGCCGATGACGCCGCCAAATTGATGGCTGCGCAACGGCGGGCGGGGCAGCCCAGCCGCATTGTTGAAGTAGTTATTGGCATCAAGCGCGTCATTGCGCAAGAACTCGAAGAGCGATCCATGAAAATCGTTCGTGCCGGCGCGTGTGATCACGTTGACGACAGCGCCGGCGTAACGGCCGAATTCAGCGGAAAAGTTGGACGTTTGCACTTTGAATTCGAGGATGGTATCCACGGAAGCATAAGCGGCGCTGGTTCCACTGGAGCCGGCTGCGTTGATTTGCAGCAGCGGGTCGTTTGCTTCGATGCCATCCACTAAGAAATTATTGGCCGAAGCGCGTTGGCCATTGACGACGAATGCGGCCGCGCCGCCTTCGGCATCGGTGGTAGCGCCGGCGGTCAATCGTGTCAGTTGAGCGAAATCTCGGCCATTGAGCGGCAGGTTGCGCGTCCATTGACCGGTCATGATCGCGCCCACATCGGAGGTTGTGTATTCCAGCAGCGGCGCTAGTGCATCCAGCGGAAAGACTTCGGTGAGCGATCCGACTTCCAACGCCACGTCGAGTGCGCGGTGTGTGGCCACTTGAATGCTGATCGAATCGAACATGGCGGTTTTGAAGCCAGCAGCGGAAACGGTCATTTGATAGAGGCCGGGTTCGAGGTTGGTGAAAAGATAGCGGCCTGCGGCGTCGGTCGTCGTGGCGCGTGTGGCATTGGTGGTGAGGTGGCGCAGCGAGACAGTGGCATTGACGATCACGGCGCCCATCGGGTCGGTCACAACGCCGGAGAGCTGACCTGTAATCGTCTGACCGACAGCGGTTGCCGCACAGAGCAGCGCCATGAAAATGCCGACGCGGAAGTTGCCTTTGCGCGCAATCATCAGGGCAGGCTCAGTTGAAGAATTCGACCGGCAGCGATTTCGACGATGAACAGTTCGTTATCAGGCCGATGATAGGCCATGCTGTTGGGCAACATAAGCCCATCAGCCAGAATGGCCGGATTGGTTGAGGCGAATGAATCAAAACGCAATAATCGTCCAGGTCGCGGCAGATTGGGTGGAAGCGCAAACAAGTTAGTGCTCAGTTGCAGCACGAGCAGCCTGTTGCCGCTCAGGGGCTCGACGTCCACGCAGGATGTCAGGTCGCGCAGCACGGTTTCTGTCGCGCCTGTCTCCAGGTTGATTCGTTGAATCTGCGACGCGCGCTGAGCAAAGGGAAAGCCCGTCAGCAAGGCGACGTAGAGGTGATCACCATGCTGACGCGCGCCGGTGGGAAACGGGTCAATCATAAACGGTCCGATGAGCGTGCCGGGCGGCCGCGGGATTTTGGCGAACGTAACAAAATCCTTCGTGGTCTGATTGGCCAGATCAATCTTGACGATGCGTCCGAGTCCGCCGTCAGTCACATACATCGTCGTGGGGCGACGAGCATCAATCACCAAGTCGAACGGGTTTGGGCCGCGGTAGCCGGGCAGCGTCGGATCGGCGAGGTGATCCGGTAGGAAGTTGGTGAGCGTCCGTATGGTGACCTGTTCATCGTCATCGCTTCGAATGGTGAGGGAAGCGCCGCCAGCGAGCGCGATGTGGTGAAGTCGGTTGAGCGAAAAAGGGCCTAGGTCGAAGTCCAGCTCGCGCTGGAAATCCAGTTGCAAAACAGAGCTGAACAACGGCGACGAAGGAAATGGATTAAATTCGCTCGCCGTGCCCGGTTGCATTGAGCGACCCGCTAGCGAGTCGCCGATGCCAATGCTGACGTACAGGGTGCGGCCGGCCACAGCCATGCTATTTGGTCCCGAGACATTGCCCGTTGGCCCGACAGGTTCGATCCCCGATGGCAATCCATCAATCAACGTGCGACGCTGACCAGCGGCGTTGAGCAATGAAATGCGTCCGTCATTTTTACCGCTACCGCTTTCAGCGACGACCACCAGACCGTCAGTCAAAACGATAATCTTGGTTGGCGATTGAAGACCAGTAGCAAGCACGCGAGGCGTTGCTTGACACATCGTTGTGGCAGGGAATAGCTGTAGCAGAGCCAAGACAAGAGCCAGCCATCGAGCGATCATGGACTCCTCCGGTCTTCTGTTGCGCGCGCTGGGTCTGACATCTTCACGGCGGTGAATTCTAGCTCAGGCGCTAGGGTCTGACAAGCAAACATGGGCATTGAGTCATTTATCATGAGGTGAGATGTCGGCGTAGCAGAGGTGTCTCAGATCGCACGCGTAGGTCCACGTTCGATGGCGATGGCGCACGAAACAGCCTCTGTGTAGCAGAGCGTCTGACATTGCACGCGTGAGCGCGGGTCCACGTTCGATGGCGATGGCGCGCGCAAACAGCCTCTATCAGCCGTCAAAAGCAAGGCCAGGCGAAGTCTCTCTACCTTGCGTGTCATGAGCCTTTCACCTACAATCCGGCCATTCTGCGATCATCATGAACAAAACGTTGATCATTGGGTTAGATGGTGTCGGGTTTGATGGACTGCGCCGATTAGTTGCTGAGCGACAATGTCCCACGCTGGGACGATTGATGCAGAACGGGGCATGTTGTCAACTGGAGTCCACGTTTCCCCCGATCACCACCGTTGCCTGGACATCATTAGCAACCGGCAAGAATCCGGGCAAACACGGCATCTTTGAGTTCATGGTCTCGCGTCGTGGGGATCGCCAGCCCATGCTGGCCAATGCGACCGCGC from Blastocatellia bacterium encodes:
- a CDS encoding carboxypeptidase regulatory-like domain-containing protein; this encodes MIARKGNFRVGIFMALLCAATAVGQTITGQLSGVVTDPMGAVIVNATVSLRHLTTNATRATTTDAAGRYLFTNLEPGLYQMTVSAAGFKTAMFDSISIQVATHRALDVALEVGSLTEVFPLDALAPLLEYTTSDVGAIMTGQWTRNLPLNGRDFAQLTRLTAGATTDAEGGAAAFVVNGQRASANNFLVDGIEANDPLLQINAAGSSGTSAAYASVDTILEFKVQTSNFSAEFGRYAGAVVNVITRAGTNDFHGSLFEFLRNDALDANNYFNNAAGLPRPPLRSHQFGGVIGGPIKKDALFFFASYEGIRQSFGAISNGTVASLLARQRADARIRPVINQIVLPTGPPLPENPLLATFTGITPSRLREDNVSLRLDANIDTSDRFFIRYAGSDGRRRFGGSSAAAAPNVVDDGVSRLQHLTFSHTHIFSSTLINEFRLGLGRIKRHEQSIPLPLAGAQPALDQHGHPTLPLVIVSDQTLNNNIVGGVVGPQGDAFNTFQYMNHLSYLHGRHNIKLGADVRRVQLNRFNEGANGGQSGVIVFATTDDLIANVPQAFINQVGIRRRGFRFTNLGVYAQEDFHAAQGLSWNIGLRYELNTVLKEVNRLQSNIVFGPDGQLQLTPLGAPLYRGDYNNLAPRVGFAFAPPKQLRWVLRGGFGVYFDQLTQIATNLMSNPPVTLTNTAFLPGPYPDFLPFLPTTPPSEPPFGGGTMIPLNARTPYSYQYNLNLQLQLSATMRAQIAYVGSRGIKLLRERIINFLFPFGTVPGPITGFQDTNFGLIQVNEPSAQSVYSSMQLTFERRLRQGFSVLANYTWSHSIDDASTLGLFGTQILGARSASPFPSNPNNAKADRGNSNFDVRHIFNLSYSWELPLKRILKSPDRLIDGWAFHGIISSRTGQPFTVAVGSDAAGIGDATPFFSQRPNLVPGVPLTLGRRRGPRLPLNPAAFSVPTFGTFGNLGRNTFRGPSFSQYDIALSKTIALGEQWRLQLRVEAFNLFNRANFSLPTETANLNVAQKSPEAFGTSTSTVNSQNLNVGPIFGPGGPRSFQIGIKILRGGN
- a CDS encoding ScyD/ScyE family protein: MIARWLALVLALLQLFPATTMCQATPRVLATGLQSPTKIIVLTDGLVVVAESGSGKNDGRISLLNAAGQRRTLIDGLPSGIEPVGPTGNVSGPNSMAVAGRTLYVSIGIGDSLAGRSMQPGTASEFNPFPSSPLFSSVLQLDFQRELDFDLGPFSLNRLHHIALAGGASLTIRSDDDEQVTIRTLTNFLPDHLADPTLPGYRGPNPFDLVIDARRPTTMYVTDGGLGRIVKIDLANQTTKDFVTFAKIPRPPGTLIGPFMIDPFPTGARQHGDHLYVALLTGFPFAQRASQIQRINLETGATETVLRDLTSCVDVEPLSGNRLLVLQLSTNLFALPPNLPRPGRLLRFDSFASTNPAILADGLMLPNSMAYHRPDNELFIVEIAAGRILQLSLP